Proteins from one Leptonema illini DSM 21528 genomic window:
- a CDS encoding cupin domain-containing protein → MKSTRTYWNPLAEQNSDQWEVIDGSDGNLLQLTIAEDPQTGDYTRLTKFKSGYSTDAFGAKSHDYPEEIFVVSGRLYDKAFDMWLEPGFYASRPPGEIHGPFIADGDVVILEMSYPGQAIK, encoded by the coding sequence ATGAAATCAACGAGGACATACTGGAATCCACTGGCAGAACAGAACAGTGATCAATGGGAAGTCATAGACGGATCGGATGGCAACCTGCTTCAGCTTACCATCGCAGAAGATCCGCAAACCGGCGACTATACAAGACTGACAAAATTCAAAAGCGGATACTCTACCGACGCATTCGGGGCAAAAAGCCATGATTACCCTGAGGAAATATTTGTAGTCTCTGGCCGACTTTACGATAAGGCCTTTGACATGTGGCTCGAACCCGGTTTCTATGCAAGTCGACCACCGGGCGAGATCCACGGCCCGTTCATTGCTGATGGAGATGTGGTGATTCTCGAAATGTCCTATCCCGGCCAGGCGATAAAGTAA
- a CDS encoding IS5 family transposase (programmed frameshift) yields the protein MMDITDAQWKIIKPLIKEPKPREDGRGRERIDPRSILNGILWILKTGARWQDLPDRYPSYQSCHRRFQEWTRNGTIEKILLALARDLEERGGIDIEESFIDGTFVSAKKGGSKSGKPKRGKGTKIMAMADASGLPIACWIESASPHEVTLVEKTIDHKFTRKTPRRIIGDRAYDSDKLDKQLRKRKIKMIAPHRRGRKKESTQDGRELRRYKRRWKVERLFAWLQNFRRILNRFERYWENYLSFVRLGCIVILLRHF from the exons ATCATGGATATCACAGATGCCCAATGGAAGATCATAAAGCCGCTTATCAAAGAACCAAAGCCACGAGAAGACGGGAGGGGGCGGGAGAGAATTGATCCCCGAAGTATTTTAAATGGAATCTTGTGGATTCTGAAAACTGGAGCCCGCTGGCAGGATCTACCGGATAGGTATCCTTCTTACCAGAGTTGTCATCGTCGCTTTCAGGAGTGGACTCGTAACGGCACAATTGAAAAGATTCTCCTGGCTCTGGCGAGAGACCTTGAAGAACGTGGTGGAATTGACATTGAAGAGAGCTTCATAGACGGAACATTCGTTTCGGCTAAAAAAGGGGGCTCAAAATCGGGAAAAC CAAAGCGTGGCAAAGGGACCAAGATCATGGCAATGGCAGACGCTTCCGGTCTTCCTATCGCCTGCTGGATTGAAAGCGCTTCGCCACATGAAGTCACTCTCGTAGAGAAGACTATTGATCATAAGTTCACAAGAAAAACTCCTCGAAGGATTATCGGTGACCGAGCTTATGATTCCGATAAATTGGATAAACAACTTCGAAAGAGAAAAATCAAGATGATAGCCCCGCATAGACGGGGCCGGAAAAAGGAGAGCACACAGGATGGGCGGGAGCTGCGTCGATATAAACGCAGATGGAAGGTCGAAAGACTCTTTGCCTGGCTCCAGAATTTTCGCAGAATACTCAATCGATTCGAGAGGTACTGGGAGAACTACCTTTCGTTTGTCCGGTTAGGCTGTATCGTTATCCTCCTCAGGCATTTTTGA
- a CDS encoding NADP-dependent isocitrate dehydrogenase, translating to MSGKTPITVAHGDGIGPEIMESTLQILTAAGAEIAPHRIDIGESVYKSGFTSGIKPEAWNTLRETGVFLKAPITTPQGGGYKSLNVSVRKTLGLFANVRPCKALHPYVNTRHPNIDLVIIRENEEDLYAGIEYRQTGEAYECLKVISRPGSERIVRYAFEYARAYGKKEVTCMVKDNIMKMTDGLFHSVFQEIGAEYPDIQKKSQIIDIGSALLADRPENYEVVVTLNLYGDIISDIVAQIAGSVGLFGSANVGMNAAMFEAIHGSAPDIAGKGIANPSGLLNAAVMMLVHIGQPKIAAKIRNGWLATLEDGIHTDDIYKEGLSKQKVGTADFTKAVIEHLGRTPEHFEPVAYGENAKINIPAYKRRTYKKEMVGVDLYVDDTAHTAEEIGKKLEALAGPEFQLNVITNRGVKVYPGGYPETFCSDHWRVRFIDKKAESKDDGLKLVPVNYESIMALQKRLADAGFDVIKVENLYTYDGALGFTLAQGE from the coding sequence ATGTCAGGAAAAACACCCATTACCGTAGCACACGGGGACGGCATCGGCCCCGAAATCATGGAATCGACGCTGCAGATCTTAACGGCTGCCGGCGCAGAGATCGCTCCGCACAGAATCGACATCGGCGAAAGCGTTTATAAAAGCGGCTTCACATCGGGCATCAAACCCGAGGCCTGGAACACGCTTCGCGAGACGGGCGTCTTTCTCAAAGCTCCGATCACGACGCCGCAGGGCGGCGGATACAAATCGCTGAACGTATCGGTGCGCAAGACTCTCGGTCTTTTCGCCAACGTGCGTCCCTGCAAGGCGCTGCATCCCTACGTAAACACCAGGCATCCGAATATCGACCTTGTTATCATTCGCGAAAACGAAGAAGACCTCTATGCAGGCATCGAATACAGGCAGACGGGCGAGGCCTACGAATGCCTTAAAGTAATCTCACGCCCCGGTTCAGAGCGCATCGTACGCTATGCCTTCGAGTATGCTCGTGCCTACGGCAAGAAAGAAGTCACCTGCATGGTGAAAGACAACATCATGAAGATGACCGACGGTCTCTTTCATTCTGTCTTTCAGGAAATCGGCGCCGAATATCCCGACATCCAGAAGAAGTCGCAGATCATCGACATCGGCTCCGCTCTTCTTGCCGACCGCCCCGAGAACTACGAGGTCGTCGTCACGCTGAACCTCTACGGCGATATTATATCTGACATTGTAGCGCAGATCGCCGGATCGGTCGGTCTTTTCGGATCGGCTAACGTCGGTATGAACGCCGCCATGTTCGAGGCCATTCATGGATCGGCTCCCGATATCGCCGGCAAAGGCATCGCCAACCCGTCCGGATTGCTCAATGCAGCCGTCATGATGCTCGTTCATATCGGTCAGCCGAAGATTGCGGCGAAGATCCGCAACGGATGGCTGGCCACGCTTGAAGACGGCATTCATACAGACGACATCTATAAAGAGGGCCTCAGCAAGCAGAAGGTCGGAACGGCCGATTTCACGAAGGCAGTCATCGAGCATCTCGGACGCACTCCCGAGCACTTCGAACCCGTCGCCTATGGTGAGAATGCGAAGATCAATATCCCGGCCTACAAGCGTCGCACTTACAAGAAAGAGATGGTAGGCGTCGATCTCTACGTCGACGACACGGCACATACGGCTGAAGAGATCGGTAAGAAGCTCGAAGCGCTGGCCGGTCCTGAATTCCAGCTCAACGTCATCACGAACAGAGGCGTGAAGGTGTATCCGGGCGGATACCCTGAGACCTTCTGCTCGGATCACTGGCGTGTGCGCTTTATCGATAAAAAGGCCGAAAGCAAAGACGACGGCCTGAAACTTGTGCCCGTCAATTACGAAAGCATCATGGCGCTTCAGAAGCGCTTAGCAGATGCAGGCTTTGACGTAATCAAGGTGGAAAACCTCTATACCTACGATGGAGCTCTTGGCTTTACCCTCGCCCAGGGCGAATGA
- the msrA gene encoding peptide-methionine (S)-S-oxide reductase MsrA: MKLRYLFSALLILISCGPSSETTGKPAGETVPAGASIAIFAGGCFWCMEGPFEKLDGVYAVESGYTGGKEVNPSYEEVSAGITGHVEAVRIFYDAKKVTFEQLLDTYWMQIDPTDKGGQFADRGRQYRPVLFYANEKEKAAILASREKLEKSKRFSAPIVVAIEPAGPFYRAEEYHQDYYKKNPDHYNRYREGSGRGPFLRRIWQ; this comes from the coding sequence ATGAAGCTGCGTTATCTTTTTTCCGCTCTACTCATCCTTATCAGCTGCGGACCTTCCTCCGAGACGACGGGTAAACCCGCAGGAGAAACGGTGCCTGCCGGTGCCTCTATCGCCATCTTTGCCGGCGGATGTTTCTGGTGTATGGAAGGGCCCTTCGAGAAACTGGACGGAGTCTATGCCGTCGAATCGGGTTATACGGGCGGCAAAGAGGTGAATCCCTCTTATGAAGAAGTATCGGCCGGCATTACCGGACACGTCGAGGCTGTGCGTATCTTCTACGATGCGAAGAAGGTTACATTCGAGCAGCTTCTTGATACCTACTGGATGCAGATTGATCCGACCGATAAAGGCGGACAGTTCGCCGATCGCGGCAGGCAGTATCGCCCCGTGCTCTTTTATGCAAACGAGAAAGAGAAGGCGGCCATTCTTGCCTCACGTGAGAAACTCGAAAAGAGCAAACGCTTCTCTGCTCCCATCGTCGTTGCGATCGAGCCCGCCGGTCCGTTTTATAGAGCCGAAGAGTATCATCAGGATTACTACAAGAAGAATCCCGACCATTACAACCGCTACCGCGAAGGCTCGGGCCGCGGACCTTTCCTGCGACGCATCTGGCAGTAA
- a CDS encoding GyrI-like domain-containing protein, which translates to MFLNLIDRSEPRIVRLEEPIRMIGVSTKTSLKTIYKDTMRLGEEYQKAKNLIRNKSIPWAFVAISKDFSDNNSRWEYLMGDVVTSFDDGISKGLVSFEIPAKTYAVFTIRPRFGFLWGLAIGLTKRYIYTQWLPDSKYDSDNTTIGDFEYHDERSVARKPSIDLYVSIKEKNQK; encoded by the coding sequence ATGTTTCTCAATCTAATAGACAGATCAGAGCCACGAATAGTCAGATTAGAAGAACCGATAAGAATGATCGGCGTTTCTACGAAAACGAGTCTGAAGACTATCTATAAAGATACCATGAGGTTAGGCGAAGAATATCAAAAAGCAAAGAATCTAATTCGAAACAAAAGCATTCCCTGGGCCTTCGTTGCCATTAGCAAAGATTTCAGCGATAACAACAGTCGCTGGGAATACTTAATGGGAGACGTCGTCACGTCCTTTGACGACGGTATTTCCAAAGGGTTAGTCTCCTTTGAGATACCGGCAAAGACCTATGCCGTTTTCACAATACGTCCCCGATTCGGCTTTCTGTGGGGTCTGGCTATTGGACTGACGAAACGATATATTTACACACAATGGCTCCCTGATTCGAAATATGATTCCGACAACACCACCATAGGCGATTTTGAGTACCATGATGAACGTAGTGTAGCACGAAAGCCTTCAATAGATCTATATGTATCAATCAAAGAGAAGAATCAAAAATAG
- a CDS encoding TRAP transporter large permease: MTASYLGPLMFLGLLVFLFSGYPVAFSLAGVGLLFSIIGMAVGVFEPALFYALPERMFGIMANTILLAVPFFIFMGTMLEKTKIAEELLTGIGKLFGPLRGGLAVAVVLVGTLLAAATGVVGASVVAMGMISLPVMLRYGYSKELATGVIIASGTLGQIIPPSVVLVILGDQMGVSVGELFVGALVPGLIVAGLFLVYVIVIAMVKPELAPALPAEERPANLKALLADVALALLPPLFLILLVLGSIFAGVATPTEAGALGAMGALTLAAVRRKLTKKALFDTMEGTAKLTIMVVFLLIGSTVFALVFRGVGGDIWIDDWLLNIPGGKWGLLTVSMLVIFVLGFFIDFFEIVFIVVPILAPAAVRLGIDPVWFGVLIGMNLQTSFLSPPFGFSIFYLKGIAPPEIRTEHIYRGVVPFIALQLIALFILLAFPEFMGHAE, translated from the coding sequence ATGACTGCTTCGTATCTCGGCCCGCTCATGTTTCTCGGCCTGCTTGTTTTCTTATTCAGCGGTTATCCAGTTGCCTTTTCTCTTGCCGGCGTCGGGCTTCTATTCTCGATAATCGGTATGGCCGTCGGAGTCTTCGAGCCGGCGCTCTTTTATGCCCTGCCCGAGCGTATGTTCGGCATCATGGCCAATACGATTCTTCTGGCCGTTCCCTTCTTCATCTTTATGGGCACGATGCTTGAGAAGACGAAGATCGCCGAAGAGCTGCTGACCGGCATCGGCAAACTGTTCGGCCCGCTGCGTGGCGGTCTGGCCGTCGCCGTCGTTCTTGTAGGAACGCTGCTTGCCGCCGCCACCGGTGTCGTCGGCGCCTCGGTCGTTGCGATGGGCATGATCTCTCTGCCCGTCATGCTGCGCTACGGATACTCTAAAGAGCTTGCCACCGGCGTCATCATCGCTTCGGGCACGCTCGGTCAGATCATCCCGCCCAGCGTCGTTCTTGTGATTCTTGGCGATCAGATGGGCGTTTCTGTGGGCGAGCTCTTTGTAGGGGCCCTGGTCCCGGGTCTGATCGTAGCCGGTCTCTTTCTCGTCTATGTAATCGTTATCGCCATGGTCAAGCCCGAGCTCGCCCCTGCTCTGCCTGCTGAAGAGCGCCCTGCAAATCTCAAAGCGCTTCTTGCCGATGTTGCCCTCGCCCTGCTTCCGCCTCTGTTTTTGATTCTGCTTGTACTCGGCAGTATCTTCGCCGGTGTGGCCACGCCTACCGAGGCCGGCGCTCTTGGCGCTATGGGCGCTCTGACGCTGGCCGCCGTTCGCCGCAAGCTGACGAAAAAGGCCCTGTTTGATACGATGGAGGGCACGGCGAAGCTGACGATCATGGTCGTCTTTCTTCTGATCGGTTCAACCGTCTTTGCCCTTGTCTTTCGCGGTGTGGGCGGCGACATCTGGATCGACGACTGGCTGCTCAATATTCCCGGCGGCAAATGGGGGCTTCTTACCGTCTCGATGCTTGTGATCTTCGTCCTGGGCTTCTTTATCGACTTCTTCGAGATCGTATTCATCGTTGTGCCCATCCTGGCGCCCGCCGCTGTGCGACTGGGCATTGATCCGGTCTGGTTCGGCGTTTTGATCGGCATGAACCTGCAGACGTCGTTTCTGAGCCCGCCGTTTGGATTCTCGATCTTTTATCTGAAAGGCATCGCTCCTCCCGAGATCCGCACGGAGCATATCTACAGAGGCGTGGTCCCCTTTATCGCTCTGCAGCTCATCGCTCTTTTCATTCTGCTTGCCTTTCCCGAGTTTATGGGTCATGCTGAGTAG
- a CDS encoding TRAP transporter small permease subunit → MKKLLHFARKVDRINDRIGRFLMWLCLFMVVIASFNALMRYTSRFTGIDLTSNALMELQWYAFSAVFLLGAGYGLRHRAHVQVDVLFNRFSERTQAWIYIVGTVAFLIPFCIFMTILSIPTIANSWSVLEMSPDPGGLPRFPIKTLLPISFLLLLLQGVSFLIENIARLRGEYHLREEEPAVEKTI, encoded by the coding sequence GTGAAAAAACTGCTGCACTTCGCAAGAAAGGTGGACCGTATCAACGATCGCATCGGTCGTTTTTTGATGTGGCTCTGTCTGTTCATGGTCGTTATCGCAAGCTTCAATGCTCTGATGCGTTATACAAGCCGCTTCACGGGTATCGATCTTACGTCTAACGCTCTGATGGAATTGCAGTGGTATGCGTTCAGCGCCGTTTTTCTGCTCGGTGCCGGCTACGGACTCCGGCATCGGGCGCATGTTCAGGTCGACGTTCTGTTTAACCGCTTCTCGGAACGGACGCAGGCCTGGATCTACATCGTCGGCACCGTCGCCTTCTTGATCCCGTTCTGCATCTTCATGACGATCCTTTCGATTCCGACGATTGCGAACTCCTGGTCGGTGCTTGAGATGTCGCCCGATCCGGGTGGGCTGCCGCGCTTTCCTATTAAAACGCTTCTGCCGATTTCCTTCCTGCTTCTTCTGCTTCAGGGTGTCTCTTTTCTGATTGAGAACATCGCCCGCCTGCGCGGCGAATACCATCTGCGCGAAGAAGAGCCGGCCGTAGAAAAAACTATCTGA
- a CDS encoding low molecular weight protein tyrosine phosphatase family protein, which produces MKHYLFICSQNRLRSPTAENIFSIKNKIETQSAGVDRDAETIVSEEEILWADAIFVMENRHKAILKQRFPRIISNKKIVVLNIPDEFEYMDPELITILRKKMSAFL; this is translated from the coding sequence ATGAAGCACTACCTCTTCATCTGCAGTCAGAACAGGCTACGAAGCCCAACCGCTGAGAATATATTCTCGATTAAGAACAAGATCGAAACCCAATCAGCGGGAGTCGATCGAGACGCAGAAACGATCGTTTCTGAAGAAGAGATCCTATGGGCTGACGCAATTTTTGTAATGGAAAACCGCCATAAAGCGATACTGAAGCAGCGATTCCCCAGAATCATATCGAACAAAAAGATCGTTGTTCTGAATATTCCCGATGAATTCGAGTATATGGATCCGGAATTGATAACGATCCTGAGAAAGAAGATGAGCGCATTTTTATAG
- a CDS encoding LIC13411 family adhesin, with translation MKKHLIVISILLPLLLAQCSSLYWHQRAKDSADIFTLEFQTQSYGAAVRTGPVKLGLNHKSRDGRSLGLRGGEFGEFDDQDFSLFLLGSDLLFDQKREKANPTKESLRDQLPTTLKLRRKDVQARSPFGTTVPLQKAQPVFKESKTKNRFAPAHHQTGIEVSAGLYFGIKLGFNVGELFDWAIGWFGGDPFGDDLPFNPNELPEKMPESIPGAQSDDGASSQ, from the coding sequence ATGAAGAAACATCTGATAGTTATTTCGATTCTTTTGCCGTTACTTCTTGCGCAGTGCAGCTCGCTGTACTGGCATCAGCGCGCAAAAGATAGCGCCGATATCTTCACGCTCGAATTCCAGACGCAATCCTACGGAGCGGCGGTGCGTACCGGGCCGGTGAAGCTCGGTCTGAATCATAAGTCCCGCGACGGACGTTCGCTGGGTCTGCGCGGAGGCGAGTTCGGCGAGTTTGACGATCAGGACTTCTCGCTCTTTCTGCTTGGCAGCGACCTTCTTTTTGATCAGAAGCGCGAAAAGGCCAATCCGACAAAAGAGAGCCTGCGCGATCAGCTGCCGACGACGCTGAAGCTGCGTCGCAAGGACGTGCAGGCGCGCAGCCCGTTCGGGACGACGGTTCCGCTGCAAAAAGCTCAGCCGGTTTTCAAAGAATCTAAAACGAAGAATCGCTTTGCTCCGGCGCATCACCAGACGGGTATCGAGGTGTCGGCGGGGTTGTACTTCGGTATCAAGCTTGGCTTCAATGTGGGGGAGCTTTTCGACTGGGCGATCGGCTGGTTTGGCGGCGATCCCTTCGGCGACGATCTGCCGTTTAATCCGAACGAGCTTCCGGAAAAAATGCCCGAGAGCATACCCGGAGCTCAAAGCGACGACGGCGCCTCCTCTCAATAA
- a CDS encoding SRPBCC family protein, whose amino-acid sequence MRTDEKEVKIELRGETEAVITRYFNAPRPLVFDCFTKPDLMRRWLIGPEGWSLDSCELDLTAGGKYLYVYADSQGSRMGVYGTFTEVRAPEIVANTENFAMDMSTFDPDAPEDPAATVESRVFTEAGKKTLMTHHYRFASPEIRKMVFESGADEGMEACYRELDRILLQMR is encoded by the coding sequence ATGAGAACCGACGAAAAAGAAGTAAAGATCGAACTCCGAGGCGAAACCGAAGCGGTGATCACCCGCTATTTTAACGCTCCGCGACCGCTTGTCTTTGATTGTTTTACGAAGCCCGACCTGATGCGACGGTGGCTGATCGGTCCGGAAGGCTGGTCCCTTGATTCCTGCGAGTTAGACCTGACCGCCGGCGGTAAATACCTCTATGTCTACGCCGATTCTCAAGGAAGTCGGATGGGCGTTTACGGAACATTCACCGAAGTTCGCGCTCCTGAGATCGTGGCCAATACCGAGAACTTCGCCATGGATATGTCGACCTTTGATCCCGATGCTCCAGAGGATCCTGCTGCGACGGTCGAGTCGCGGGTCTTCACCGAGGCAGGCAAGAAAACGCTCATGACGCATCATTACCGATTTGCCTCGCCCGAGATCCGCAAGATGGTGTTCGAATCGGGCGCCGACGAAGGCATGGAAGCCTGCTACAGAGAACTCGACAGGATTCTTTTGCAGATGCGCTGA
- a CDS encoding TRAP transporter substrate-binding protein, whose protein sequence is MNRREFLTKVIPAAVIGSTVGCSNKESSPAANAEGPEIHWRLASSFPRSLDIIYGAAETMSKYVAAMTGNKFQIRVYPGGEIVPALQVLDAVQNGTVAMGHTASYYYTGKNSALAFDTSVPFGLTARQQNAWLSAGGGLELINEVLSDFNIRSFPGGNTGVQMGGWFRNEIKTVNDLKGLKMRIPGVGGQVMSRLGVSVQLLAGGDIYPALERGAIDATEWVGPYDDEKLGFFRVAKNYYYPGFWEPGSEMNFFVNKDEWAKLPANYQAILEAGMAAANLWMTTQFDAKNPPALKRMLDKGVKLRRFSDEILAAGRKATEEYMNEESAKNPAYKKVYESWKKFRDEQQKWFATSELAYLSFVSPQS, encoded by the coding sequence ATGAACAGAAGAGAGTTCCTGACGAAAGTCATACCGGCCGCTGTGATCGGCTCCACCGTTGGATGCTCAAACAAAGAGTCCAGCCCCGCAGCCAATGCAGAAGGCCCTGAAATCCACTGGAGGCTTGCTTCCAGTTTTCCACGCAGCCTGGACATCATCTACGGCGCCGCCGAGACGATGAGCAAATACGTCGCCGCCATGACGGGCAACAAATTCCAGATCCGCGTGTATCCGGGCGGTGAGATCGTGCCTGCCCTGCAGGTGCTTGATGCGGTGCAGAACGGCACCGTCGCCATGGGTCATACGGCCTCGTATTATTATACGGGAAAGAACTCGGCCCTGGCCTTCGATACGAGCGTTCCGTTCGGTCTGACGGCCCGCCAGCAGAATGCCTGGCTGAGTGCCGGCGGCGGTCTCGAGCTGATAAACGAGGTGCTGTCTGACTTCAATATACGCAGCTTTCCGGGCGGCAATACGGGCGTGCAGATGGGCGGATGGTTCCGCAACGAGATCAAAACGGTAAACGACCTGAAAGGCCTGAAGATGCGCATTCCCGGCGTCGGCGGTCAGGTGATGAGCCGACTTGGCGTTTCGGTGCAGCTGCTTGCAGGCGGCGATATTTATCCGGCTCTGGAGCGAGGCGCCATCGACGCCACGGAATGGGTCGGGCCCTATGACGACGAGAAGCTCGGCTTCTTTCGCGTGGCGAAGAACTACTATTATCCCGGCTTCTGGGAACCGGGCTCTGAGATGAACTTCTTCGTGAATAAGGACGAATGGGCGAAGCTGCCGGCGAACTATCAGGCCATCCTCGAAGCGGGAATGGCGGCGGCGAATCTGTGGATGACGACGCAGTTCGACGCGAAGAATCCGCCCGCTCTCAAACGCATGCTCGATAAAGGCGTAAAACTGCGCCGCTTCAGCGATGAAATTCTTGCCGCCGGACGCAAGGCGACGGAAGAGTACATGAACGAAGAGTCGGCGAAGAATCCGGCCTATAAAAAGGTCTATGAATCCTGGAAGAAGTTCCGCGACGAGCAGCAGAAGTGGTTCGCCACGTCTGAACTGGCGTATCTGAGCTTCGTTTCGCCGCAAAGCTGA
- a CDS encoding tyrosine-type recombinase/integrase, whose product MNAYFEYLISTPDGEVLSILNESSHLKIYTRRFGPETVAKIRSIPGRRWDAEQRCWMIPCSPERLREILHLFRATPYYLSGQIAARLDQEMTLQAMGRNSRRAYMFWIQDFLYFLNRPPGSDDAEAIHDYLAIKGKSSRVNTVLLIRAALRFLYNRALRTAFPDIPGLKKDRILPTIMSKQEVLRILKECRNPKHRLLLMLVYSAGLRVSEAVSLRSIDIQMDRNLIHIRRAKGRKDRYVLLSRIVLDDLKRVFPSLEGDFWIFPGQKNGRHLSIRSAQQVFKNALEKAKIHRNISIHGLRHAFATHLLENGTDIRVIQKLLGHSSLQTTQIYTHVTKQHIHKIISPLDQMNEP is encoded by the coding sequence GTGAATGCCTATTTTGAATACCTGATCAGCACGCCCGATGGCGAGGTTCTGTCTATCCTCAACGAAAGCTCCCATCTCAAGATTTACACGCGTCGTTTCGGTCCTGAAACGGTCGCAAAAATCCGATCCATCCCCGGACGCCGGTGGGATGCAGAGCAAAGATGCTGGATGATTCCCTGTTCCCCGGAGCGGCTGAGGGAGATCCTGCATCTTTTTCGGGCAACGCCCTACTACCTCTCCGGGCAGATCGCTGCTCGACTGGATCAGGAGATGACGCTACAGGCAATGGGTAGAAACTCGCGCCGCGCCTACATGTTCTGGATTCAGGATTTCCTGTATTTTCTAAACCGTCCGCCCGGATCGGACGATGCAGAGGCAATCCACGATTACCTTGCGATTAAGGGAAAGTCGAGCCGCGTCAATACCGTGCTGTTGATCCGCGCCGCTCTGCGGTTCCTGTATAATAGAGCGCTGCGCACCGCCTTTCCTGATATTCCGGGATTGAAAAAGGACAGGATCCTCCCCACAATCATGTCAAAGCAAGAGGTGCTGCGAATCCTGAAGGAATGCCGGAATCCAAAGCACCGACTTCTCTTGATGCTTGTCTATTCGGCCGGACTTCGCGTAAGTGAAGCCGTGTCGCTACGTTCCATCGATATACAGATGGATCGCAATCTGATCCATATTCGCCGGGCAAAAGGAAGAAAGGACCGCTATGTTCTGCTTTCGAGAATCGTTCTGGATGATCTGAAGCGGGTATTTCCATCGCTTGAAGGAGATTTCTGGATTTTCCCGGGCCAGAAAAACGGGCGACATCTGTCGATCCGGAGCGCGCAACAGGTATTCAAGAATGCACTTGAAAAGGCGAAGATTCACCGAAACATTTCCATTCACGGTTTACGACATGCCTTTGCCACGCACCTGCTTGAAAACGGCACGGATATACGCGTGATTCAAAAGCTGCTCGGTCATTCCAGTCTGCAAACGACACAGATCTATACGCATGTAACGAAGCAGCATATCCATAAAATCATAAGCCCACTCGATCAGATGAACGAGCCGTGA